Proteins from a single region of Pungitius pungitius chromosome 4, fPunPun2.1, whole genome shotgun sequence:
- the tcf25 gene encoding transcription factor 25: MSSRALRRLKGKQRGQEALDLGDLTLGDSSEEQLDSANVSPPPDGKDRGRKAKKNKAQKNFSNIYELIGDVDNEAEKISPDEDAEKPAGNETNGTGKNNNSETEEPTKNKEEISTKSLSGDRVKKKKKRKKTKLTSEDAQEAVPEDNIDLLLQNLEQSNGLSLQNEDCSVSERRTVLHVEHRNLNPDTELKRYFGARAIQGEQRPRQRNRQFHRSTWMTIPKDSWPRFSRPGISMTLLQSKEGTQYFTFEHGRQYQQVQFKFLDAVESMDPNNIVALLQLNPYHIDSLLQLSDVCRIQEDQEMARDLIERAMYSFECAFHPLFSLTSGTSRLDYLRTENRAFYLALYKHMMFLEKRGCPRTALEYCKLILSLDPDADPLCMLLLIDFLTLRSREYQYLLQLHQDLEVHRNLGLLPNFAFSTALCHFHLSQQDDADPEEREKERETADQMLQTALIMFPGVLIPLLDLCTVQPDATVSSHAFFGPKSRIGQPPALAELTALYVGRTHSMWREAAVMLWLEQSVKEVLRRVDAKDPLVDDCQNKQQRYKCAPRNIHRHVLLSEIKEATSSLPLEVTSQPVMGFDPLPPLDSVTSYTRPERQHVGATNESTLSLFFRSLLPNFNLQGGLRQEDDMEVARAGQELNQEVNRLMVAMRDMLANIRFQEPPREDNPYRDEDEWD; the protein is encoded by the exons ATGTCTTCCCGGGCTCTGCGGAGGCTCAAAGGGAAACAGCGGGGTCAGGAGGCCTTGGACCTCGGGGATCTAACTTTGGGTGACAGctcggaggagcagctggactcGGCTAATGTTTCTCCTCCGCCTGATGGCAAAGACCGCGGCCGAAAGGCGAAGAAAAATAAGGCTCAGAAAAACTTCAGCAACATCTATGAACTG aTAGGTGATGTAGACAACGAAGCAGAGAAAATCTCACCCGATGAAGATGCAGAAAAGCCAGctggaaatgaaacaaatggcacgggaaaaaacaataacagcGAAACTGAGGAACCAActaaaaacaaagaggaaattTCTACAAAG TCTTTGTCTGGAGACagagttaaaaagaagaagaaaaggaaaaagacaaaactgaCATCAGAAGATGCACAG GAGGCGGTACCAGAAGATAATATAGATTTATTGCTGCAAAATCTGGAGCAGTCTAATGGTCTGAGTTTGCAAAATGAGGATTGCAGTGTCTCCGAGAGAAGAACCGTGTTACACGTGGAGCACAG GAACCTCAACCCAGACACGGAGCTGAAGAGATATTTTGGGGCTCGAGCTATTCAGGGGGaacaaag ACCACGACAGAGAAACCGACAGTTTCACCGTAGCACCTGGATGACAATTCCAAAGGACAGCTGGCCTCGTTTCAGCCGTCCAG GAATCTCAATGACGCTTCTGCAGTCAAAGGAAGGCACACAGTACTTCACCTTTGAACATGGTCGGCAGTACCAACAAGTGCAGTTCAAGTTCCTGGATGCTGTTGAGTCTATGGATCCCAACAACATTGTG GCATTGCTTCAGCTTAACCCCTACCATATTGATTCCTTGCTGCAGCTGTCTGATGTCTGTCGCATACAGGAGGATCAGGAGATGGCCAGGGACCTCATCG aGAGGGCAATGTACAGCTTCGAGTGTGCCTTTCACCCCCTGTTCAGTCTAACCTCAGGTACCAGCAGACTCGATTATCTGCGTACAGAGAACAG GGCGTTTTATCTGGCTCTCTATAAGCACATGATGTTCCTGGAAAAGAGAGGCTGCCCTCGGACGGCTTTGGAGTACTGCAAACTTATTCTGAG TTTGGACCCAGATGCTGACCCACTTTGCATGCTCCTGCTCATAGATTTTCTTACACTGCGCTCGAGAGAATACCAGTATCTCCTCCAGTTACATCAGGACTTGGAG GTGCACAGAAATCTGGGCCTGCTGCCAAACTTTGCATTCTCCACTGCACTTTGTCATTTCCATCTTAGTCAACAAGATGATGCTGATCCTGAAGaacgagagaaagaaagagaaacagctGACCAGATGCTGCAGACAGCTCTCATCATGTTCCCCGGAG TCTTGATTCCTCTACTGGATCTGTGTACTGTGCAGCCCGATGCCACAGTCAGCTCACATGCCTTCTTTGGCCCAAAGAGCCGGATTGG GCAGCCGCCAGCCCTGGCTGAACTGACTGCTCTGTATGTGGGGAGAACTCACAGCATGTGGAGGGAGGCAGCGGTAATGCTTTGGTTGGAACAGTCTGTGAAAGAGGTGCTGCGTCGGGTTGATGCTAAAGACCCTCTGGTAGATGACTGCCAAAACAA ACAGCAGAGGTACAAGTGTGCACCGAGGAACATCCATCGCCACGTCCTCCTCTCTGAGATCAAAGAGGCCACCTCGAGTCTGCCTCTT GAGGTGACTAGTCAGCCTGTGATGGGATTCGACCCTCTGCCTCCACTGGACTCTGTGACATCATACACCCGACCAGAGAG GCAGCACGTTGGTGCAACCAATGAAAGTACATTGTCGCTGTTTTTCCGGTCTTTGCTGCCAAACTTCAACCTTCAG GGGGGGCTGAGGCAGGAGGATGACATGGAAGTTGCCCGAGCTGGACAGGAGCTGAACCAGGAAGTGAATCGTCTAATGGTGGCAATGAGAGACATGCTGGCAAACATCAGGTTTCAAGAGCCCCCCAGAGAGGACAACCCCTACAGAGATGAGGATGAGTGGGACTGA
- the mc1r gene encoding melanocyte-stimulating hormone receptor → MELTNRSRLAPSIYHMELNPQNDFMEDNETNSTAGERNSLGCVQIRIPQELFLALGLISLMENILVVLAISKNRNLHSPMYYFICCLAVSDMLVSVSNVVETIFMLLNDHGLMDVHPGMLRHLDNVIDVMICSSVVSSLSFLCTIAADRYITIFYALRYHSIMTTQRAVIIIGVVWLASITSSILFIVYHTDIAVIVCLVTFFCATLVFNAVLYLHMFFLAHVHSRRIMAFNKNRRQSTSMKGAMTLTILLGVFIVCWGPFFLHLILILTCPTSPFCNCFFRNFNLFLILIICNSLIDPLIYAYRSRELRKTLRELVLCSWCFGM, encoded by the coding sequence ATGGAATTGACCAACAGGTCCCGTCTTGCCCCCTCCATCTACCACATGGAGCTCAACCCGCAAAATGACTTCATGGAGGACAACGAAACGAACTCCACCGCTGGAGAGCGAAACTCGCTGGGCTGCGTGCAGATCCGCATCCCGCAGGAGCTCTTCTTGGCTCTGGGGCTCATCAGCCTGATGGAGAACATCCTGGTGGTTCTTGCCATCTCCAAGAACCGCAACCTGCACTCTCCAATGTACTACTTCATCTGCTGCCTGGCGGTGTCCGACATGCTGGTGAGTGTAAGCAACGTGGTGGAGACCATCTTCATGCTTCTCAACGACCACGGCCTGATGGACGTGCACCCCGGCATGCTGCGCCACCTGGACAACGTCATCGACGTGATGATCTGCAGCTCCGTGGTGTCCTCGCTCTCGTTCCTGTGCACCATCGCTGCGGATCGCTACATCACCATCTTTTACGCGCTGCGTTACCACAGCATCATGACCACACAGCGCGCAGTCATCATTATCGGGGTGGTGTGGTTGGCCAGTATCACCTCCAGCATCCTCTTCATCGTGTACCACACCGACATCGCTGTCATTGTGTGCCTCGTCACGTTCTTCTGCGCCACCCTGGTGTTTAACGCCGTGCTGTACCTCCACATGTTCTTCCTGGCCCACGTGCACTCCAGGCGCATCATGGCTTTCAACAAAAACCGGCGCCAATCCACGAGCATGAAGGGAGCCATGACCCTCACCATTCTGCTCGGGGTTTTCATTGTATGCTGGGGCCCGttcttcctccatctcatcctcatcctcacttGCCCCACCAGCCCCTTCTGCAATTGTTTCTTCCGAAACTTCAatctcttcctcatcctcatcatctgCAATTCGCTAATCGACCCGCTCATCTACGCCTACCGGAGCCGCGAGCTGCGTAAAACCCTGCGGGAGCTTGTCCTGTGTTCGTGGTGCTTCGGGATGTGA
- the pdcd5 gene encoding programmed cell death protein 5: MADDELEAIRRQRMAELQAKHGDSSNNQQQGEEAKQREKDMRNSILAQVLDQSARARLSNLAMVKPEKASAVENYLIQMARFGSLGGKISESGLIEILEKVSQQTEKKTTVKFDRRRVMDSDDDEDDY; encoded by the exons ATGGCAGACGACGAATTAGAGGCAATTAGGCGGCAAAGAATGGCGGAGCTACAGGCGAAGCACGGG gATTCTTCTAATAATCAGCAGCAAGGGGAGGAGGCCAAACAAAG agaaaaagacaTGAGGAACTCTATTTTGGCTCAAGTTCTTGACCAGTCTGCCAGGGCCAGAC TGAGCAATCTTGCTATGGTGAAGCCGGAGAAGGCCAGTGCAGTTGAAAACTATCTCATTCAAATGGCTCGTTTTGGATCTTTGGGAGGAAAG ATTTCAGAGTCAGGCTTGATCGAGATCCTAGAAAAAGTGAGTCAGcaaacagagaagaagacaacAGTCAAA TTCGACAGGCGTAGGGTGATGGACTCAGATGACGATGAAGATGATTACTAA
- the def8 gene encoding differentially expressed in FDCP 8 homolog isoform X2, whose translation MEYDEKLAIFRQTRLNPFDRGEEEDVLHGSKTPPQREAKPELLSGTRTHSTDRTMDLGLAEDHFSRPMGSIVASDIEQLKVAIEECKKLILELPEHSERQKDTVVKLIHLRLKLQELKDPEEDEPNLRILLEHRFSKEKSKSVKQTCDKCSTIIWGLIQTWYTCTGCYYRCHSKCMNLITKPCVRSKVSHQSEYQLSICPEIGLDRQDYRCAECRTPISLRGVPAEARQCDYTGQYYCSTCHWNDTAMVPARVIHNWEFESRKVCRSSMRYLSLMISRPVLKLKEINPLLFNFVEELVEIRKLRQDILLMKPYFITCKEAMEARLLLQLQDRQHFVENDDMYSLQDLIDISSGRLSCSLTEIHTTFAKHIKLDCERCQAKGFVCELCKEGDILFPFDSHTSVCHDCSAVFHRDCYYDNSTTCPRCARMTDRKQDEEPA comes from the exons ATGGAGTATGACGAGAAACTTGCAATTTTCCGCCAAACCCGCCTCAACCCCTTTGATCGTGGGGAGGAAGAAGATGTCCTCCATGGAAGCAAGACACCACCACAGCGCG AAGCAAAGCCTGAGCTGTTATCAGGGACCAGAACCCACAGCACGGACCGGACCATGGACCTTGGTCTAGCTGAGGACCACTTCTCAAGGCCTATG GGTTCAATTGTGGCTTCTGACATTGAACAGCTGAAAGTGGCCATAGAGGAGTGTAAAAAGCTGATTTTGGAGCTGCCAGAACACTCGGAGAGACAAAAGGACACTGTGGTGAAACTTATCCATCTTCGTCTCAAATTACAGGAACTTAAG GACCCTGAGGAGGATGAGCCTAATCTGAGAATCTTACTGGAGCATCGCTTTTCAAAGGAAAAGAGCAAGAGCGTGAAACAGACCTGTGACAAGTGTAGCACTATCATCTGGGGCCTTATCCAGACTTGGTATACCTGCACAG GTTGCTATTATCGTTGCCATAGTAAGTGTATGAACTTGATCACCAAGCCCTGTGTCAGGTCGAAGGTCAGCCACCAGTCAGAGTACCAGCTCAGCATTTGCCCTGAGATTGGACTCGACCGACAAGACTACCGCTGTGCAGAATGTCGCACTCCTATATCACTAC GGGGCGTGCCCGCTGAAGCCAGACAGTGTGACTACACAGGCCAGTATTACTGCAGCACATGCCACTGGAACGACACTGCCATGGTCCCAGCCCGTGTCATCCACAACTGGGAGTTTGAATCACGCAAG GTTTGTCGCTCGTCGATGCGCTACCTGTCCCTGATGATCTCACGACCGGTGCTGAAGCTAAAAGAAATCAACCCGCTGCTATTCAACTTTGTGGAGGAACTGGTCGAGATCAGG aaaCTGCGTCAGGATATTCTGTTGATGAAACCCTATTTTATTACCTGCAAGGAGGCAATGGAGGCTCGGCTCCTACTACAG CTTCAAGATCGACAGCACTTTGTGGAGAACGACGACATGTACTCACTGCAGGATTTGATCGACATCTCCAGTGGCAGACTCAGCTGTTCCCTCACAGAGATCCACACAACGTTTGCAAAGCACATCAAACTAGACTGTGAG CGTTGTCAAGCCAAAGGATTTGTGTGTGAGCTGTGCAAGGAAGGAGACATTCTGTTCCCTTTTGACAGTCATACCTCGGTCTGCCACGACTGCTCTGCAGTCTTCCACAG AGATTGTTACTATGACAACTCCACAACTTGTCCGCGCTGTGCCAGGATGACGGATCGCAAGCAGGATGAAGAACCAGCTTGA
- the mvda gene encoding diphosphomevalonate decarboxylase isoform X1, translating into MEKPKTVTCTAPVNIAVIKYWGKRNEELILPINSSLSVTLHQDQLKTTTTVATSRSFQEDRIWLNGKEEDITHPRLQSCLRESESWLLVPLKKIYRNNKPTCHFFCVLYLVRRLARKRSKDGDPASDSMKLSHKVHICSVNDFPTAAGLASSAAGFACLVYTLAQVFGVEGELSEIARQGSGSACRSMYGGFVQWIMGEEDDGKDSLAQQVAPETHWPELRVLVLVASAERKPVGSTSGMQTSVQTSRLLKHRAESVVPGRMVEMIEAVQRRDFAAFAELTMKDSNQFHATCLDTYPPIFYLNSVSQQVINLVHRYNGHYKETRLAYTFDAGPNAVIYTLQQHVPEFVQAVQHFFPPETNGGEFIKGLPIEHVALPEELRQAIGLEPLAKGISYIISTKVGPGPCVLEDPTQHLLGSDGWPKKTL; encoded by the exons ATGGAGAAGCCAAAAACAGTTACATGTACCGCGCCTGTGAACATAGCTGTCATTAAATACT GGGGGAAGCGAAATGAAGAATTAATTCTACCCATTAACTCATCCCTGAGCGTCACATTGCATCAAGACCAG CTGAAAACTACCACAACAGTGGCAACCAGCAGGTCATTTCAGGAAGATCGAATATGGCTAAATGGCAAAGAGGAGGACATAACCCATCCTCGGCTACAGTCGTGTCTGAGAGAAAGTGAGTCCTGGCTTTTAGTTCCTCTTAAAAAAATCTACAGAAACAACAAGCCAACCTGTCATTTTTTCTGTGTTCTGTATTTAGTTCGACGACTTGCAAGGAAGAGAAGTAAGGACGGGGACCCTGCTTCGGATTCGATGAAATTGTCTCACAAAGTCCACATCTGCTCTGTTAACGACTTCCCCACCGCCGCCGGCCTCGCCTCCTCCGCTGCAGGATTTGCTtgtctag TTTACACTCTCGCCCAGGTGTTTGGCGTGGAGGGGGAGTTGTCTGAGATTGCTCGGCAAGGCTCCGGGAGCGCATGCCGAAGTATGTATGGAGGTTTTGTCCAGTGGATCATGGGCGAGGAAGACGATGGCAAGGATAGTCTGgcccagcaggtggcaccagAGACTCATTGGCCTGAGCTCAGAGTCCTCGTATTAGTG GCCAGTGCGGAGAGGAAGCCAGTGGGCAGCACCTCTGGGATGCAAACCAGTGTACAAACAAGCCGTCTCCTAAAG CACCGAGCCGAGTCTGTGGTCCCAGGCCGGATGGTGGAGATGATTGAAGCCGTGCAAAGAAGGGACTTTGCTGCTTTTGCCGAACTAACGATGAAGGACAGTAACCAGTTCCACGCAACCTGCCTTGACACATACCCACCCATCTTTTACCTCAACAGTGTGTCTCAACAAGTTATCAATTTGGTGCATCGGTATAACGGACACTACAAGGAGACAAGG TTGGCCTACACTTTTGACGCGGGACCCAACGCTGTGATCTACACGCTACAGCAGCATGTTCCTGAGTTTGTTCAGGCAGTTCAACATTTCTTCCCCCCAGAGACCAATGGAGGAGA GTTCATAAAGGGTCTTCCCATTGAGCACGTGGCTCTTCCTGAGGAGCTGAGACAGGCTATTGGTCTAGAGCCCTTAGCAAAGGGAATAAGCTACATTATTAGTaccaag GTTGGACCAGGCCCTTGTGTTCTGGAGGATCCCACTCAGCATCTCCTTGGATCTGACGGGTGGCCTAAGAAAACTTTGTGA
- the mvda gene encoding diphosphomevalonate decarboxylase isoform X2: protein MEKPKTVTCTAPVNIAVIKYWGKRNEELILPINSSLSVTLHQDQLKTTTTVATSRSFQEDRIWLNGKEEDITHPRLQSCLREIRRLARKRSKDGDPASDSMKLSHKVHICSVNDFPTAAGLASSAAGFACLVYTLAQVFGVEGELSEIARQGSGSACRSMYGGFVQWIMGEEDDGKDSLAQQVAPETHWPELRVLVLVASAERKPVGSTSGMQTSVQTSRLLKHRAESVVPGRMVEMIEAVQRRDFAAFAELTMKDSNQFHATCLDTYPPIFYLNSVSQQVINLVHRYNGHYKETRLAYTFDAGPNAVIYTLQQHVPEFVQAVQHFFPPETNGGEFIKGLPIEHVALPEELRQAIGLEPLAKGISYIISTKVGPGPCVLEDPTQHLLGSDGWPKKTL, encoded by the exons ATGGAGAAGCCAAAAACAGTTACATGTACCGCGCCTGTGAACATAGCTGTCATTAAATACT GGGGGAAGCGAAATGAAGAATTAATTCTACCCATTAACTCATCCCTGAGCGTCACATTGCATCAAGACCAG CTGAAAACTACCACAACAGTGGCAACCAGCAGGTCATTTCAGGAAGATCGAATATGGCTAAATGGCAAAGAGGAGGACATAACCCATCCTCGGCTACAGTCGTGTCTGAGAGAAA TTCGACGACTTGCAAGGAAGAGAAGTAAGGACGGGGACCCTGCTTCGGATTCGATGAAATTGTCTCACAAAGTCCACATCTGCTCTGTTAACGACTTCCCCACCGCCGCCGGCCTCGCCTCCTCCGCTGCAGGATTTGCTtgtctag TTTACACTCTCGCCCAGGTGTTTGGCGTGGAGGGGGAGTTGTCTGAGATTGCTCGGCAAGGCTCCGGGAGCGCATGCCGAAGTATGTATGGAGGTTTTGTCCAGTGGATCATGGGCGAGGAAGACGATGGCAAGGATAGTCTGgcccagcaggtggcaccagAGACTCATTGGCCTGAGCTCAGAGTCCTCGTATTAGTG GCCAGTGCGGAGAGGAAGCCAGTGGGCAGCACCTCTGGGATGCAAACCAGTGTACAAACAAGCCGTCTCCTAAAG CACCGAGCCGAGTCTGTGGTCCCAGGCCGGATGGTGGAGATGATTGAAGCCGTGCAAAGAAGGGACTTTGCTGCTTTTGCCGAACTAACGATGAAGGACAGTAACCAGTTCCACGCAACCTGCCTTGACACATACCCACCCATCTTTTACCTCAACAGTGTGTCTCAACAAGTTATCAATTTGGTGCATCGGTATAACGGACACTACAAGGAGACAAGG TTGGCCTACACTTTTGACGCGGGACCCAACGCTGTGATCTACACGCTACAGCAGCATGTTCCTGAGTTTGTTCAGGCAGTTCAACATTTCTTCCCCCCAGAGACCAATGGAGGAGA GTTCATAAAGGGTCTTCCCATTGAGCACGTGGCTCTTCCTGAGGAGCTGAGACAGGCTATTGGTCTAGAGCCCTTAGCAAAGGGAATAAGCTACATTATTAGTaccaag GTTGGACCAGGCCCTTGTGTTCTGGAGGATCCCACTCAGCATCTCCTTGGATCTGACGGGTGGCCTAAGAAAACTTTGTGA
- the LOC119198985 gene encoding cytochrome b-245 light chain: MGKIEWAMWANEQALASGLILLTGGIVGVAGQFRGWQFAAYAIAAGAFVCLLEYPRSKRAKGTSVERTGQYCFTVCVKSFGPLTRNYYVRAFLHAVICVPGGFMLATVLGCVCLGIASIIYLAAAIRGEHWEPIVPRKETVGPPPADIKNPPQNPPPRPPPETRRKRVDDLEGAAYDNPIPVQD, from the exons ATGGGGAAAATCGAGTGGGCCATGTGGGCCAATGAGCAGGCTCTGGCCTCAGGACTCA TTCTCCTCACAGGAGGCATTGTGGGGGTTGCTGGACAGTTCAGGGGCTGGCAGTTTGCTGCTTATGCTAT TGCTGCTGGggcatttgtgtgtcttttggagTATCCCAGAAGCAAGAGGGCTAAAGGCACAAGTGTGGAGAGAAC TGGTCAGTACTGCTTCACCGTGTGTGTGAAATCCTTTGGGCCATTGACAAGGAACTACTATGTCAGAGCATTTTTACATGCTGT AATCTGTGTACCTGGTGGTTTTATGCTCGCTACTGTGCTCGGATGTGTCTGCCTCGGCATCGCCAGCATTATCTACCTTGCA GCAGCTATCCGAGGTGAACACTGGGAGCCCATTGTTCCAAGGAAGGAGACGGTAGGACCGCCACCCGCCGACATCAAGAATCCCCCCCAGAATCCACCACCGAGACCTCCTCCTGAGACGCGCAGGAAACGGGTAGATGACCTCGAGGGAGCGGCCTATGATAACCCCATTCCTGTGCAAGACTAA
- the def8 gene encoding differentially expressed in FDCP 8 homolog isoform X1 — protein MLLLIAKQLWLNCSFIPQASTKGLFDSYRVRSGKYARPRDVDDEMEYDEKLAIFRQTRLNPFDRGEEEDVLHGSKTPPQREAKPELLSGTRTHSTDRTMDLGLAEDHFSRPMGSIVASDIEQLKVAIEECKKLILELPEHSERQKDTVVKLIHLRLKLQELKDPEEDEPNLRILLEHRFSKEKSKSVKQTCDKCSTIIWGLIQTWYTCTGCYYRCHSKCMNLITKPCVRSKVSHQSEYQLSICPEIGLDRQDYRCAECRTPISLRGVPAEARQCDYTGQYYCSTCHWNDTAMVPARVIHNWEFESRKVCRSSMRYLSLMISRPVLKLKEINPLLFNFVEELVEIRKLRQDILLMKPYFITCKEAMEARLLLQLQDRQHFVENDDMYSLQDLIDISSGRLSCSLTEIHTTFAKHIKLDCERCQAKGFVCELCKEGDILFPFDSHTSVCHDCSAVFHRDCYYDNSTTCPRCARMTDRKQDEEPA, from the exons ATGCTGCTGCTGATAGCAAAACAACTGTGGTTGAACTGCTCATTCATTCCGCAAGCCTCGACCAAAGGCCTATTTGACAGCTACCGAGTCCGTAGTGGTAAATATGCTCGACCACGTG ATGTAGACGATGAAATGGAGTATGACGAGAAACTTGCAATTTTCCGCCAAACCCGCCTCAACCCCTTTGATCGTGGGGAGGAAGAAGATGTCCTCCATGGAAGCAAGACACCACCACAGCGCG AAGCAAAGCCTGAGCTGTTATCAGGGACCAGAACCCACAGCACGGACCGGACCATGGACCTTGGTCTAGCTGAGGACCACTTCTCAAGGCCTATG GGTTCAATTGTGGCTTCTGACATTGAACAGCTGAAAGTGGCCATAGAGGAGTGTAAAAAGCTGATTTTGGAGCTGCCAGAACACTCGGAGAGACAAAAGGACACTGTGGTGAAACTTATCCATCTTCGTCTCAAATTACAGGAACTTAAG GACCCTGAGGAGGATGAGCCTAATCTGAGAATCTTACTGGAGCATCGCTTTTCAAAGGAAAAGAGCAAGAGCGTGAAACAGACCTGTGACAAGTGTAGCACTATCATCTGGGGCCTTATCCAGACTTGGTATACCTGCACAG GTTGCTATTATCGTTGCCATAGTAAGTGTATGAACTTGATCACCAAGCCCTGTGTCAGGTCGAAGGTCAGCCACCAGTCAGAGTACCAGCTCAGCATTTGCCCTGAGATTGGACTCGACCGACAAGACTACCGCTGTGCAGAATGTCGCACTCCTATATCACTAC GGGGCGTGCCCGCTGAAGCCAGACAGTGTGACTACACAGGCCAGTATTACTGCAGCACATGCCACTGGAACGACACTGCCATGGTCCCAGCCCGTGTCATCCACAACTGGGAGTTTGAATCACGCAAG GTTTGTCGCTCGTCGATGCGCTACCTGTCCCTGATGATCTCACGACCGGTGCTGAAGCTAAAAGAAATCAACCCGCTGCTATTCAACTTTGTGGAGGAACTGGTCGAGATCAGG aaaCTGCGTCAGGATATTCTGTTGATGAAACCCTATTTTATTACCTGCAAGGAGGCAATGGAGGCTCGGCTCCTACTACAG CTTCAAGATCGACAGCACTTTGTGGAGAACGACGACATGTACTCACTGCAGGATTTGATCGACATCTCCAGTGGCAGACTCAGCTGTTCCCTCACAGAGATCCACACAACGTTTGCAAAGCACATCAAACTAGACTGTGAG CGTTGTCAAGCCAAAGGATTTGTGTGTGAGCTGTGCAAGGAAGGAGACATTCTGTTCCCTTTTGACAGTCATACCTCGGTCTGCCACGACTGCTCTGCAGTCTTCCACAG AGATTGTTACTATGACAACTCCACAACTTGTCCGCGCTGTGCCAGGATGACGGATCGCAAGCAGGATGAAGAACCAGCTTGA